From Deferrisoma camini S3R1, the proteins below share one genomic window:
- a CDS encoding efflux RND transporter periplasmic adaptor subunit — MSRASRALLWGLVLLAVAVPAAGRAEDAAPVQVPVAVARARAERIVETAEGTGTLEPFETADLVPRVVGVDVTEVAVDEGDRVRKGQVLVRLDDELVRTQIEGVRARLEALDAKARALDARIGMLEADTGRFRSLFEQGVSPRQQLDHVEAQLKVARAERVALDAERTALEKTLEELDLRRTYHVVTAPWNGTVTARRVDPGDTAGGRPVLTLARLDRLKLRAQVAEADVPRVRRGQRARVAVDALGDRWFDARVARVLPRLDPVTHTGEVEILLPAKGTPLRPGMFARVRIEVGAHQGVTVPRDALRKVPGSGVWFVYVVTPQRRAERRDVEPGVALGDRVEILSGVEAGEDVVVRGEGVVRTGAAVRVTERVGE, encoded by the coding sequence GTGAGCCGCGCATCCCGAGCCTTGTTGTGGGGCCTCGTGCTCCTGGCGGTGGCGGTGCCGGCCGCCGGCCGGGCCGAGGACGCCGCGCCGGTCCAGGTGCCCGTGGCCGTGGCCCGAGCCCGGGCCGAGCGGATCGTGGAGACGGCCGAGGGCACGGGAACCCTGGAGCCGTTTGAGACCGCCGACCTGGTGCCCCGGGTGGTGGGGGTCGACGTGACCGAGGTGGCGGTGGACGAGGGCGACCGGGTGCGCAAGGGCCAGGTGCTCGTGCGGCTCGACGACGAGCTGGTGCGCACCCAGATCGAGGGCGTGAGGGCCCGGCTGGAGGCGCTGGACGCCAAGGCCCGGGCCTTGGACGCCCGGATCGGCATGTTGGAGGCCGACACCGGGCGGTTCCGCAGCCTGTTCGAGCAGGGGGTGAGCCCCCGCCAGCAGCTCGACCACGTGGAGGCCCAACTCAAGGTGGCCCGAGCCGAGCGCGTCGCCCTGGACGCCGAGCGCACCGCCCTGGAGAAGACCCTGGAGGAGCTCGACCTGCGGCGCACCTACCACGTGGTCACGGCCCCCTGGAACGGCACGGTCACGGCCCGCCGGGTGGACCCGGGCGACACTGCCGGGGGCCGGCCCGTGCTCACCCTGGCCCGGCTCGACCGGCTCAAGCTCCGGGCCCAGGTGGCCGAGGCCGACGTTCCCCGGGTGCGGCGGGGCCAGAGGGCCCGGGTGGCCGTGGACGCCCTGGGCGACCGGTGGTTCGACGCCCGGGTGGCCCGGGTGCTGCCCCGGCTCGACCCGGTGACCCACACCGGCGAAGTGGAGATCCTTCTCCCGGCCAAGGGCACGCCGCTCAGGCCCGGCATGTTCGCCCGGGTTCGGATCGAGGTGGGCGCCCACCAGGGGGTGACCGTGCCCCGGGACGCGCTGCGCAAGGTGCCCGGCAGCGGGGTGTGGTTCGTGTACGTGGTCACGCCCCAAAGGCGGGCCGAGCGCCGGGACGTGGAGCCCGGCGTGGCCCTGGGGGACCGGGTGGAGATCCTCTCCGGGGTCGAGGCGGGCGAGGACGTGGTGGTGCGGGGCGAGGGCGTGGTGCGCACCGGCGCGGCGGTGCGGGTGACCGAGCGCGTGGGCGAGTGA
- the speD gene encoding adenosylmethionine decarboxylase: protein MNSKGRHLLVDCWNVDREVCLDDKRFLEAMARAATRAGANVISQVRYHFGHNSPPGFTAMVLLDESHVSAHSYADDGLVALDVFTCGETNPADLLRYLREELDLGDVRIREVARFVGPDQGEETVWTGDDPTAPQLRIIDGNA from the coding sequence ATGAACAGCAAGGGCCGCCATCTTCTTGTGGACTGCTGGAACGTGGACCGGGAGGTGTGCCTGGACGACAAGCGGTTCCTCGAGGCCATGGCCCGGGCCGCCACCCGCGCCGGCGCCAACGTGATCTCGCAGGTGAGGTACCACTTCGGGCACAACTCCCCCCCCGGGTTCACGGCCATGGTGCTCCTGGACGAGAGCCACGTGTCGGCCCACAGCTACGCGGACGACGGACTGGTGGCCCTGGACGTGTTCACCTGCGGCGAGACCAACCCCGCCGACCTGCTGCGGTACCTGCGGGAGGAGCTCGACCTGGGCGACGTGCGCATCCGGGAGGTGGCCCGGTTCGTGGGCCCGGACCAGGGGGAGGAGACCGTGTGGACCGGCGACGACCCGACCGCCCCCCAGCTCCGCATCATCGACGGCAACGCCTGA
- a CDS encoding TetR/AcrR family transcriptional regulator — protein sequence MGSLDNARETILAVAARKFAHGGFNGAQMAEIAREAGMGVGTLYKHFPSKEALFRAMVDRFLTGLFEATEQVLDAPPASLPEALEAYARTAVQRVEADPLVCRAVAQETLGSRVAFRQVIGAEIWDRIEAHRARVAQFLARRGAELAPGLGPEDAAVFFLGTLWTFVEHDLNHDRLDRLAGRPALVARCVWKGVSP from the coding sequence ATGGGTTCCCTGGACAACGCCCGAGAGACGATTTTGGCGGTGGCCGCCCGCAAGTTCGCCCACGGAGGGTTCAACGGCGCTCAGATGGCCGAGATCGCCCGGGAGGCGGGCATGGGGGTGGGCACCCTGTACAAGCACTTCCCCAGCAAGGAGGCCCTGTTCCGGGCCATGGTGGACCGGTTCCTGACCGGGCTGTTCGAGGCCACGGAGCAGGTGCTCGACGCCCCCCCGGCCAGCCTGCCCGAGGCCCTGGAGGCTTACGCGCGCACCGCGGTGCAGCGGGTTGAGGCCGACCCCTTGGTGTGCCGGGCCGTGGCCCAGGAGACCCTGGGCAGCCGGGTGGCGTTCCGGCAGGTGATCGGGGCCGAGATCTGGGACCGGATCGAGGCCCACCGGGCCCGGGTGGCCCAGTTCCTGGCCCGGCGCGGGGCCGAGCTGGCGCCGGGGCTGGGGCCCGAGGACGCGGCCGTGTTCTTCCTGGGCACCCTGTGGACCTTTGTGGAGCACGACCTGAACCACGATCGCCTCGACCGGCTGGCCGGTCGGCCGGCGCTGGTGGCCCGGTGCGTGTGGAAGGGGGTGTCGCCGTGA
- the plsY gene encoding glycerol-3-phosphate 1-O-acyltransferase PlsY — MRWLVLVVFAYLLGSVPTGLVLAKAFGLGDPRRGGSGNIGATNVGRTLGKKWGAVTLLGDALKGFIPTALALGAFSSPWAVVSVGFAAYLGHLFPLYLRFKGGKGVATGLGVFLALAPGSVFWAAVVFAVLVWRFRWVSLGSLGAAAALPLILAFFGHPLAVVVLGLAVGGFTFWTHRANIERLLDGAEHRVGQPG, encoded by the coding sequence GTGCGTTGGTTGGTGCTCGTGGTGTTCGCCTACCTGTTGGGTTCCGTGCCCACCGGGCTGGTGCTGGCCAAGGCGTTCGGTCTCGGGGATCCCCGCCGGGGAGGCTCCGGCAACATCGGGGCCACCAACGTGGGCCGCACCCTGGGCAAGAAGTGGGGGGCGGTGACCCTGCTCGGCGACGCCTTGAAGGGATTCATTCCCACGGCGCTGGCGCTGGGGGCGTTCTCGTCGCCGTGGGCCGTGGTGAGCGTGGGGTTCGCGGCGTATCTGGGCCACCTGTTTCCCCTGTACCTGCGGTTCAAGGGCGGCAAAGGGGTGGCCACGGGCCTGGGGGTGTTCCTGGCCCTGGCGCCGGGCAGCGTATTCTGGGCCGCGGTGGTGTTTGCCGTGCTGGTGTGGCGGTTCCGCTGGGTGAGCCTGGGCAGCCTGGGGGCGGCCGCTGCCCTGCCCCTGATCCTGGCCTTTTTCGGCCACCCGCTCGCCGTGGTGGTGCTGGGCCTGGCGGTCGGGGGATTCACCTTCTGGACCCATCGGGCCAACATCGAGCGGCTCCTGGACGGCGCCGAGCACCGCGTGGGGCAACCGGGATGA